Proteins from one Fundidesulfovibrio magnetotacticus genomic window:
- a CDS encoding DMT family transporter — MEKLPLLVLAVAAGALIPVQAGVNVLLRGRLSDPAQAAFVSFLVGTLCLLGWCLAQRLTWPSPGDLARTPPWLWIGGALGAFFVATTIYLGPRLGAATMTAFMLAGQLVASVLLDHHGLLGFPEHAASPARIAGVVLLGLGAWMIKSF, encoded by the coding sequence GTGGAAAAACTCCCCCTTCTCGTCCTGGCCGTGGCCGCCGGGGCGCTCATTCCGGTCCAGGCCGGGGTGAACGTGCTCCTGCGCGGCCGCCTGTCCGATCCCGCCCAGGCGGCGTTCGTCTCCTTCCTGGTGGGCACGCTCTGCCTGCTGGGCTGGTGCCTGGCCCAGCGCCTGACGTGGCCCTCCCCGGGCGACCTGGCCCGCACGCCGCCCTGGCTGTGGATCGGCGGGGCGCTGGGGGCCTTCTTCGTGGCCACCACCATCTACCTGGGGCCGCGCCTGGGCGCGGCCACCATGACGGCCTTCATGTTGGCCGGACAGCTCGTGGCCTCGGTGCTCCTGGACCACCACGGACTGCTGGGCTTCCCCGAGCACGCGGCGAGCCCGGCGCGCATCGCGGGCGTGGTGCTCCTGGGCCTGGGGGCCTGGATGATCAAGTCCTTCTGA
- a CDS encoding amphi-Trp domain-containing protein, with amino-acid sequence MSTKSLSLEGTLAPSDLAVLLEELATGLRAGVVCLHRGEEFLTLKPGSALEFEVEAAVKKGRQRLDLSVKWREPEEAAPLPDFRISAVEPSPCVEDEAGQEPREASVCEQAPCAEPVAAEDTRSEPDVSAPEQCDENEGEKGAGKGKDKGKDKEKREKKPRKH; translated from the coding sequence ATGAGCACGAAAAGTCTCTCGCTGGAAGGAACGCTGGCCCCCTCGGACCTGGCCGTGCTGCTCGAAGAACTGGCGACCGGACTGCGCGCGGGCGTCGTCTGCCTGCACAGGGGAGAGGAATTTTTGACCCTCAAGCCGGGCAGCGCCTTGGAATTCGAAGTTGAGGCCGCCGTCAAAAAAGGGCGGCAGCGGCTCGATCTCTCCGTGAAATGGCGGGAGCCGGAAGAGGCCGCCCCCCTGCCGGATTTTCGCATCAGCGCGGTGGAGCCGTCCCCCTGCGTTGAAGACGAGGCCGGGCAGGAACCTCGGGAGGCCTCCGTCTGCGAGCAGGCGCCCTGTGCCGAACCGGTCGCTGCGGAGGATACGCGGTCCGAGCCGGATGTCTCCGCGCCGGAGCAGTGCGACGAGAACGAAGGAGAGAAGGGCGCGGGCAAGGGCAAGGACAAGGGCAAGGACAAGGAGAAGCGCGAAAAGAAACCCCGCAAGCACTAG